A stretch of Gemmatimonadaceae bacterium DNA encodes these proteins:
- the speA gene encoding biosynthetic arginine decarboxylase yields the protein MTSIENPPETVIKSPEPWTIETARSLYNIEGWGIGYFDINDKGHVVVRPDFNDPSRELDLFELANDLEAQGVGLPLLLRFSDILRSRIDSLNARFAHAMAEYEYTGAYTTVYPIKVNQQRHVVEEIVEFGKKSSVGLECGSKPELQAVLGLAEHTDHLIVCNGYKDEEFMRLALMGQKLGHQVFIVLEQLSEVDVLLQIADELDVIPTAGVRIKLHSEGSGRWAKSGGEKSKFGLSTAQLVKLVDRLKALGRLDILKLIHFHLGSQITDIRYIKAGLQEIARYYAELRTMGVDVTHVDVGGGLGVDYDGSGSTAQASVNYSLQEYANDVVYTLAESCREQSLPMPHIISESGRALTAHHALLLLSVIDVESQAETSVPALKKGHHTFLHEMVADYKAISKRRVREVYHDATYAKERAQDLFSSGVLTLRERALAEQIYVATIIAVERIAQLDREEYSDILEDLEATLTDRYFCNFSLFQSLPDSWAIDQLFPVMPIHRLDEQPTRNATIQDVTCDSDGRIEQFIGDRAAKPSLPLHPFTDDDDQYIIGIFLTGAYQEILGDLHNLFGDTNAVHIRLSENGYEVAELVHGDTVTEVLAYVQFRAQDLLATFRRKVAAATSITRQEANTFIADYVAGLEGYTYLEGDAAR from the coding sequence ATGACCTCCATTGAGAATCCGCCGGAAACAGTCATTAAATCCCCCGAGCCGTGGACGATCGAGACGGCCCGCTCGCTCTACAATATCGAGGGCTGGGGAATCGGCTATTTCGACATCAACGACAAGGGCCATGTGGTGGTGCGGCCGGATTTCAACGATCCTTCGCGCGAGCTCGATCTCTTCGAGCTGGCAAACGATCTGGAAGCGCAGGGCGTCGGGCTTCCTCTGCTGCTGCGTTTTTCCGACATCCTCCGGTCGCGGATCGACTCCCTGAACGCGCGCTTCGCCCACGCGATGGCCGAGTACGAGTACACCGGGGCGTACACCACGGTCTATCCCATCAAGGTGAATCAGCAGCGGCACGTAGTCGAAGAGATCGTTGAGTTCGGGAAAAAATCGAGCGTTGGTCTCGAATGCGGCAGCAAGCCTGAGCTGCAGGCGGTGCTGGGGCTCGCCGAGCATACGGACCATCTGATCGTTTGCAACGGATATAAGGACGAGGAGTTCATGCGGCTCGCGTTGATGGGGCAGAAGCTCGGGCATCAGGTGTTCATCGTGCTCGAGCAGCTGAGTGAAGTCGACGTGCTGCTCCAGATTGCCGATGAGCTGGATGTGATTCCGACGGCGGGAGTCCGAATCAAGCTTCACTCGGAAGGCTCCGGGCGATGGGCGAAGAGCGGGGGTGAGAAATCCAAGTTCGGGCTCAGCACCGCGCAGCTGGTGAAGCTGGTCGACAGGCTCAAGGCGCTGGGACGCCTCGACATACTCAAGCTGATTCACTTTCACCTTGGGTCACAGATCACCGACATCCGCTACATCAAGGCGGGACTGCAGGAGATTGCGCGTTACTATGCCGAGCTCCGCACGATGGGTGTTGATGTAACGCACGTCGACGTAGGAGGAGGACTTGGCGTTGATTACGATGGGTCGGGCTCGACAGCGCAGGCGAGTGTCAACTATTCGCTTCAGGAGTACGCCAACGATGTCGTGTACACGCTTGCCGAGTCATGCCGTGAACAATCGCTGCCGATGCCGCATATCATCAGCGAATCAGGCCGCGCCCTGACAGCGCATCACGCATTGCTGCTCCTGAGCGTCATCGATGTCGAGTCCCAGGCCGAGACGAGTGTGCCGGCTCTGAAAAAGGGCCACCACACTTTTCTTCACGAGATGGTGGCCGACTACAAGGCGATCAGCAAAAGGCGCGTGCGCGAGGTTTATCACGACGCTACGTACGCAAAGGAGCGAGCGCAGGATTTGTTCAGCAGCGGCGTCCTCACACTGCGCGAGCGCGCACTAGCCGAACAGATTTACGTCGCGACGATCATAGCTGTGGAGCGGATTGCACAGCTCGATCGCGAGGAGTACTCAGACATACTGGAGGACCTCGAGGCGACTCTGACCGATCGGTATTTCTGCAACTTCTCGCTCTTCCAATCGCTGCCGGACAGCTGGGCAATTGATCAGCTATTTCCCGTGATGCCGATCCATCGGCTCGACGAGCAGCCGACGCGCAACGCCACAATTCAGGACGTGACCTGTGATTCTGATGGGCGGATCGAGCAATTCATCGGCGATCGCGCAGCAAAGCCGAGTCTGCCGCTGCATCCCTTCACCGACGATGACGATCAGTACATCATCGGCATTTTTTTAACCGGTGCGTATCAGGAAATTCTGGGCGATCTACACAACCTGTTCGGCGATACCAACGCCGTCCACATCCGTCTTTCCGAGAACGGCTACGAGGTTGCCGAGCTCGTCCACGGCGACACGGTGACAGAAGTCCTGGCCTACGTTCAGTTTCGAGCGCAGGATCTGCTCGCGACCTTCCGGCGCAAGGTCGCTGCCGCAACGAGCATCACGCGCCAGGAAGCGAACACGTTCATTGCGGATTATGTAGCGGGCCTCGAGGGGTACACGTATCTCGAAGGCGATGCTGCGCGCTGA